The following proteins come from a genomic window of Dermacentor albipictus isolate Rhodes 1998 colony chromosome 8, USDA_Dalb.pri_finalv2, whole genome shotgun sequence:
- the LOC135910357 gene encoding uncharacterized protein isoform X1 — MNAALTTVLLGLTSVASAGFIGGGYGGGYGSGLGAGYGGGLGASVGGSLSGGHGGGFGAGGSGGGFGAGYGGGLGGGAGGTGLTVAAVPVAVATPVVAARPTVAAPARSTTSYGTSTTTVTTLHGGGGAGGFGGAGLGYGSGSLGYGGAGLGSGGAGYGLGGAGLGSGAGFSVAAVPTLAVARPAVTVAVARPVAVAVPTVVVGGGLGGGLGGGLGAGFGAGHGAGFGGGLGGGHGGLVGVSLFGGLGGGYGSGYGGGYGGGYGGGYGGGYGGGYSGGLGKHGVSYSYASKW, encoded by the exons ATGAACGCCGCT CTCACAACCGTTCTACTAGGACTCACCTCCGTCGCCTCTGCCGGCTTTATTGGCGGCGGGTATGGCGGTGGCTACGGCAGTGGCTTGGGTGCAGGCTACGGTGGCGGCCTTGGAGCTAGCGTTGGTGGTAGCCTCAGTGGTGGCCATGGCGGTGGCTTCGGCGCAGGTGGTAGCGGCGGCGGGTTTGGTGCCGGCTATGGCGGTGGTCTCGGTGGTGGCGCCGGTGGCACTGgtctcactgtggcggctgttccggtTGCTGTCGCTACTCCCGTTGTTGCGGCCAGGCCCACTGTCGCCGCACCTGCCCGCTCCACCACATCCTACGGCACCAGCACAACTACCGTGACCACCCTGCACGGTGGAGGAGGAGCTGGTGGATTCGGTGGCGCTGGTCTCGGTTACGGCTCTGGCAGCCTCGGCTACGGAGGAGCCGGTCTCGGATCGGGAGGAGCCGGATACGGACTTGGGGGAGCCGGTCTCGGATCTGGAGCTGGTTTTAGCGTTGCTGCAGTACCAACCCTCGCAGTTGCTCGTCCCGCTGTCACAGTGGCCGTTGCCCGTCCTGTCGCCGTTGCTGTTCCGACCGTGGTTGTTGGTGGTGGTCTTGGTGGCGGCCTCGGCGGAGGTCTTGGTGCTGGTTTCGGTGCAGGTCATGGTGCAGGCTTTGGCGGTGGTCTGGGTGGCGGACACGGTGGCCTTGTGGGTGTCAGTCTTTTCGGTGGTCTCGGTGGCGGCTATGGCAGCGGCTATGGCGGCGGCTACGGCGGCGGCTACGGTGGCGGTTACGGCGGCGGCTACGGCGGCGGATACAGTGGCGGCCTCGGAAAGCATGGCGTCAGCTATAGCTACGCATCAAAGTGGTG A
- the LOC135910357 gene encoding uncharacterized protein isoform X2, protein MNAALTTVLLGLTSVASAGFIGGGYGGGYGSGLGAGYGGGLGASVGGSLSGGHGGGFGAGGSGGGFGAGYGGGLGGGAGGTGLTVAAVPVAVATPVVAARPTVAAPARSTTSYGTSTTTVTTLHGGGGAGGFGGAGLGYGSGSLGYGGAGLGSGGAGYGLGGAGLGSGAGFSVAAVPTLAVARPAVTVAVARPVAVAVPTVVVGGGLGGGLGGGLGAGFGAGHGAGFGGGLGGGHGGLVGVSLFGGLGGGYGSGYGGGYGGGYGGGYGGGYGGGYSGGLGKHGVSYSYASKW, encoded by the exons CTCACAACCGTTCTACTAGGACTCACCTCCGTCGCCTCTGCCGGCTTTATTGGCGGCGGGTATGGCGGTGGCTACGGCAGTGGCTTGGGTGCAGGCTACGGTGGCGGCCTTGGAGCTAGCGTTGGTGGTAGCCTCAGTGGTGGCCATGGCGGTGGCTTCGGCGCAGGTGGTAGCGGCGGCGGGTTTGGTGCCGGCTATGGCGGTGGTCTCGGTGGTGGCGCCGGTGGCACTGgtctcactgtggcggctgttccggtTGCTGTCGCTACTCCCGTTGTTGCGGCCAGGCCCACTGTCGCCGCACCTGCCCGCTCCACCACATCCTACGGCACCAGCACAACTACCGTGACCACCCTGCACGGTGGAGGAGGAGCTGGTGGATTCGGTGGCGCTGGTCTCGGTTACGGCTCTGGCAGCCTCGGCTACGGAGGAGCCGGTCTCGGATCGGGAGGAGCCGGATACGGACTTGGGGGAGCCGGTCTCGGATCTGGAGCTGGTTTTAGCGTTGCTGCAGTACCAACCCTCGCAGTTGCTCGTCCCGCTGTCACAGTGGCCGTTGCCCGTCCTGTCGCCGTTGCTGTTCCGACCGTGGTTGTTGGTGGTGGTCTTGGTGGCGGCCTCGGCGGAGGTCTTGGTGCTGGTTTCGGTGCAGGTCATGGTGCAGGCTTTGGCGGTGGTCTGGGTGGCGGACACGGTGGCCTTGTGGGTGTCAGTCTTTTCGGTGGTCTCGGTGGCGGCTATGGCAGCGGCTATGGCGGCGGCTACGGCGGCGGCTACGGTGGCGGTTACGGCGGCGGCTACGGCGGCGGATACAGTGGCGGCCTCGGAAAGCATGGCGTCAGCTATAGCTACGCATCAAAGTGGTG A
- the LOC135910356 gene encoding acanthoscurrin-1-like translates to MNTVLSTVLFALFSAASAGFIGGYSGYGAGGSGAGLGGGYGAGYGAGLGGAAVGGAGYSVAAAPVAVAAAPAVRSTSYSSSAGGAAILHGGAAGGLGGASLGLFSGAGLGYGGGLGYGGGLAYGGGLGGGLGYGAGLRVAVARPAVAVAAAPAVAVARPVVVARPVAVARPVAVVRPVAIAAPAVATVAAVPAVAVGGGLGGYGGFGGLGAVGGGYGAGYRLGHGAGLARLAVGGGYGGAYGGGYGGGYGYGHGAGLGRLGVTYGHVAKW, encoded by the exons CTCTCCACCGTTCTATTCGCCCTATTCTCTGCGGCTTCCGCTGGCTTCATCGGCGGCTACAGTGGCTACGGTGCCGGAGGTAGTGGCGCTGGACTAGGAGGTGGATATGGTGCCGGCTACGGCGCTGGTCTCGGAGGTGCTGCCGTCGGTGGTGCCGGTTACTCGGTTGCTGCTGCTCCTGTAGCTGTCGCCGCCGCCCCGGCCGTTCGCAGCACTTCCTACAGCAGCAGCGCAGGAGGCGCGGCGATCCTTCACGGAGGCGCAGCTGGCGGTCTCGGAGGCGCTAGTCTCGGTCTGTTCTCGGGTGCCGGCCTCGGATACGGAGGCGGTCTTGGCTACGGAGGTGGTCTCGCCTACGGAGGCGGCCTCGGCGGTGGTCTCGGATACGGTGCTGGCCTCCGTGTCGCCGTCGCTCGTCCCGCCGTCGCCGTAGCCGCTGCTCCCGCCGTGGCCGTGGCTCGTCCCGTGGTCGTAGCTCGGCCGGTGGCTGTAGCCCGTCCAGTGGCTGTCGTTCGGCCAGTCGCCATTGCTGCCCCTGCTGTGGCTACCGTGGCTGCCGTTCCGGCGGTCGCCGTCGGAGGTGGTCTCGGCGGTTACGGTGGTTTCGGTGGCCTGGGTGCTGTCGGCGGTGGCTACGGTGCCGGATACCGTCTCGGTCACGGTGCTGGTCTCGCTAGGCTTGCTGTCGGTGGCGGCTACGGTGGCGCCTACGGTGGTGGATATGGTGGTGGATACGGCTACGGCCACGGCGCCGGCCTTGGCAGGCTGGGAGTTACTTACGGCCATGTCGCTAAGTGGTG A